The following proteins are co-located in the Acidobacteriota bacterium genome:
- a CDS encoding DinB family protein produces the protein MIGSQMGYHVLMENVLEQVLEAWHTNNRINLFLIDKISDEGMKCTLSQHGGRNVVRQFTHVHNNRVWHLEKRAKDLAKGLHKFDTYDEPDKDTLKKHMEASAQAIETYFRDVVGGEAKRACFKKGPIPYLGYFISHESHHRGSILLTLKQSGHKLNQADSYAIWNWDRI, from the coding sequence GTGATCGGCTCGCAGATGGGTTACCATGTGTTGATGGAAAACGTCCTCGAGCAAGTGCTGGAAGCCTGGCACACCAACAACCGCATCAACCTCTTTCTCATCGACAAGATCAGCGACGAGGGGATGAAGTGCACCCTCTCCCAGCACGGCGGACGCAACGTGGTGCGCCAGTTCACCCACGTTCACAACAACCGCGTCTGGCACCTGGAGAAGCGGGCCAAGGACTTGGCCAAGGGGCTTCACAAGTTCGATACTTATGACGAGCCCGACAAAGACACGCTCAAAAAGCACATGGAGGCTTCGGCCCAGGCCATCGAGACCTACTTCAGAGATGTGGTGGGCGGGGAAGCCAAGCGCGCCTGTTTCAAGAAGGGCCCGATTCCCTACCTCGGCTACTTCATTTCCCACGAGAGCCACCACCGCGGCAGCATCCTGCTGACCCTCAAGCAAAGCGGACACAAACTCAACCAAGCCGATTCCTATGCCATCTGGAATTGGGATCGGATTTAG